GACTTGAGTTAGGGGTACAAAAGcacgagccgggggccggaggagggcgtttgtccagctccggcccctatgaggaggcagtctcctcccggttatggtcaaggggcgacctaagggggttgaagttgcgccgcacgctaccgtcactctagcgcgctggcaccaggaggacgggacggtgCGTCGGCAAcggcggactgcgatgcggtctgcattttcgtcgtcgctgtcgtcgccgaacatactgtggaagagcaacccggtcggcggtgtatcgcgttccgacccggcaggctggttctggcccagcggggtagtTATTACATAAGTGGCCACAACAGTCATGCAATTCCTGAAGAAAATTTATATCCCTTCGACGTCCATGATAGTATtgtgtgtataattttatttcattataatttctTAGACTCAATTTTTAATATGTCAATTGAGTAACTCTTGTGGTTGCCAACGTTTTCCTACAAATAGTAACGTAATGAATTACGGATCCTTATCTAGGTATATAACATGTCTGATATGTTTGACAACTTTAATAAACTACTTTCTAgtaattttcaataataagTGGCTTTTTTTGTGTCTTTGAAATTGAAAAGAAAAGTGTAAAGGTCATAAATGTGATGGATATTTAATAATGACATATGACCATAAAAAGTTACTTGAACTTTTGGTGTGAGACACGTCTCAACATCACTCATCACATGGGGCTCTAACATCCAGTTAATATCAGGCGGTTGGTAAGCTTCTGTGATTTTCGCGCTAATGAAGAAAAACGATAGTCTGAGGCTTGGAAGCTTGCTTGCCAATCAAAATCATCTAAATGATGTCTAAAAAACTGTATCTAAATCTCCAGTCAACACTTTCAATTGTGGTTCAGGAAAAGaagaactttttattattatttacggtTTTTTATTTCCAAATGTATTGAGAACGAACCAGTTCGGTAAAGGAATGGTCTAACAGTACGACAGAAGCACGTCCACGCTGCAGGGTCTGAGACAGCACTCATCCACGATGCCTCGTTTGCCGCGTCCTTCCGAGTACGGCATCAGCCACGCGGAGCCGTAGCTCGCGAActgagcaccgctgcgcttgtCCACGCCCGCTTCCCAGCACAGGTCGGCCAGAGTGCGAGCCAAGTGACGCCCACAGTACGTGTGCACTGCTTGTGGCTGTTGTGTTGACACCCACATTACTGTTGACAACATTAATGCAATAGCAAGGAGTATCTTCATGTTTGGCGACTAAAGTGTGTTTCGGAGGACGTCTCGCTGATGCCACAGATGAAACGTGAATGTGAAGAAAGCTAAGCAACCCTTCCTTTATATATGGACGATTAGttaatgaatatttatataataacacATGGGCATGTGATTTATATGACATTGCCTAGGTTCCAATAATTAACCAATGAACTGAATTAAATGTTGTACATTTACTTGACGCAACTTTTAACTTTGAACGCctagcaaaatttataaatatttgtcaTCTTCATTATGTAGTAGGTAGTAACTAGGAGACAAAGTAAGCATCATCCGGTATCAGTGGTGAACTTAGAACCAGTTCATAACGCTCGATACACGCGTGGCTGGAAGAGAGCGTTTATGACTTTATCAGAGCTGTAGTCATCATCATGCTTTGTGGATTATTTATGAAAGTATGGCGTGGTATGAGTGCTTTAATAGCTGGAATCATTTCAAAAGATTCGTAGTGGCAAATTCTACCATAGAGGAACTGCGCGTGTCAAGTAATGACCGGGTTACAATGTTGAAATCATTCTAAGAAGTCTTAGATTAAGACTGTCTCGTTTGATGCGAGGTCCGACAAGCCTAAGGTTCGCTAAACTCTGGTCTGCAGACTGGTATTCTCCAGTAAAGCTCCGAAATTATCGTTTTACCAGTTCATCAAATGTACACGTACCGAATTCTTGTGCTGGAATAGAACATTCACAGTAAACAGGACAGTAACCAAGTTCAGAGACTTTATATGCGAAACGTGACGCTACTCGAGGATCAATACCAACTGCATCATTATGAATAATTAGGTTTACATCCGCCGGTCTAATTTATTTCACAGTGTGTAGGTTTCATTCAGGCTTTAAAACGTTTGACCCGGGTATAAATGAAATTTTCTAGATCTCTGGTCTAATGTGCTTTTCACGTAATGAACCCACGCGACTTTGTAAAGTGGGATTAATTGAATAGTAATTAAGGAGTTTTTAGTATAAAACCACCAGTTCATCTTGCTAACATCACATTCAAATCCAATACGTTGAGCTGATAAGGACCTTCTCCTAAAACGATTACAAAGCACCATGATGAAGACTTCAGTAATGTTCATGTTAGTAGTCGTGATCAGTTTGATGTGTTCAAGCGAGGCGCAGGAGGTAGCGCGCACGTACTGCGGCCGAGACTTGGCGGATACACTCGCCGACTTGTGCTTCGGGGTGGAGAAACGCGGCGTTGCGCAGTACGCGCCCTACTTCTGGACGAGACAATACTTGGGATCTCGCGGGAAACGCGGCGTAGTGGACGAATGCTGTTTCCGGCCTTGCACACTTGACGTTCTCTTATCTTATTGTGGTTAGGTTCAATTGTATCTCgaattttattgattattattaagatttaattaataaactgGCAGTAAAGAAGTATTTCAGTCATTTTAATATAGAGAAAGTTTTGAgatgaacattttacattgttAGAATTTTAAAACTTGGACCTTTTTCTACTCATTTAAAGATGGGTATTTAGCTGCGTTTTAGTTGACTCTAGCTTATAAATTTTTTAGTCCCTTTGAGATTTGATTTGAGGCGATATATAATTAAACAGCGCCATtaatggcgtcgcatcgcgagagcatcggtatcacAGGATTCGACTGATGcctgaccacgaccactctgtcaagagtgtacgccTAGGATGATAATTAAACAGAGTATTCAGTTGTTGAGAACAATGAACTGATGTTTAGAGTCTTTTCACTCCCAATTTTTGTAGTATTGATGTCGATAGACCGACCGATATGTCGACTGAAACGGGATTCTCTGTTCTTATCCGACTCAGTCTTTTCTAACTTTTTGTCCACTCTTTCTTTGAATAATTGACAAATTAGATGACACTTTCTTGACTAACAATTCCGCTAAGTTTGCACACTGTCTCAGCATACTTCCCCATTTCCGTCACTTTACAATGACAGTCCTTTCGTCTTTTTTGTGACGTTATATTTCTCATCATCAGGACCGTCACAGGTGACAATAGACAATTTTAAAAGTGTCCActtgcacaaaaaaaaaagacttacgAAATTTATATAAGTAGTGCATTATTGAGACACCTATTGTTGAGTCGGTCCTTGACTCACTTCAAAACTCTTTTAGGTCTAATTCAACCAAACTGCTTGCAGGTTAGCGATATTCTTAGTGTCTGAAATGTTGTTATAGCCTTACTACTCGGCAGACGCTTTTAGTACTACTCTGATTTTAGATAAACTGTACTTGGAGTGGGCCTACAATTTGCAACCTGTAGATTCGCTAGTTTAAGAAATATCAATAGGCTGTTGGCTTTTTTCATCGGCAGCTATTTTAGAGACTTTGAGAATTGAGTAGCATGGATGAATGAAATTCAGGAAGGAAAGGCTTGCTATCAGGTGCCCCAATTCCTTTAGAGATGAGGTCCCACAGAGATCAGCTCGGAATTGCGACCTAATGAGAAATTCCGGCGAGAAAGACAGGAGGCTGGCTTACACTTGCTTCACTTAAATTTGTTCTGCCAGTCACGATACAATAGTATACctgaaaatattgttaatgtccAATAAATACTCTGAATTGTACAGTAATAATATTCTCTTATTTTATTTCGAGTTAAATTTAATATGCAATAGAGATCCATAGTTACAACAAAATTTATCAGTAAGACAAAAATATGACAGTTTGAAGATATTATATCTGAGAATATGAAATCATACCATTGTGCCGACTCAAAATACCCCTATAGCTAAAAAGACCAACCTCTTGGAGGAAGTTGAAAGAGAAAAGAAAGAATAACAGATGATAGAGACTAAAAGAGGAGAGAAGATAAAACGTGTAAGTGGCCTTTATAGAATTGATTGAGACATTAAGATAAACACTATATAGTTAAGCGTGTTTAATTAAAGATACCCTACATGAAATGAATTTAGTTTCATTAACTTTTGCAGGGAGACGCTCAAGTTGTACACACTTAGGCGAGCATTCCTTCAGCATGACCAATATATTGTTAATAGGTTGTTGGCCGTGAGCATTTATGAATGTTATCTGAACAAAATTAAAAGCCTAAAGAGCGGTATACACAAGGTCATAAATTTGCTCTCTTACATGAGATTTTTCTTTGTGTTGATTTGCCGGTTCTAAGTCATGGTTTGGTTAAGAACTACACAGTAATACAACTACTCTTGGGTTCTATCTTCCCAGGTAACTGTGAGTGTTATGACtttgataaccacttaatattccCATTAAACCTAGGCGTGAGAGTCTGTCATGCCACGCCACAAAGGTCAACATTTTCACGGGGCTCGAGAGCAAGACAAAACCTTTTAATTTTGCTTATGCCGATCAAAAATAACGACGTAAAGGCTAAAAACCGTATGTGTATCGCCAGTCAACACTTCTAGTTATGGTTCAGGAAGAGAAGAACAACTTTTGTTATTTACAGCTATTTATTTCCAAATGTATTGATAACGAATTCGTTTGGTAAAGGAGTGGTCTAACAGTACGACAGAAGCACGTCCACGCTTCAGGGTCTGAGACAGCACTCATCCACGATGCCTCGTTGGCCGCGTCCTTCCGAGTACGGCATCAGCCACGCGGAGCCGTAGCTCGCGTACTGAGCATTGCTGCGCTTGTCCACGCCCGCTTCCCAGCACAGGTCGGCCAGAGTGCGGGCCAAGTGACGCCCGCAGTACGTGTGCACTGCTTGAGGCTGTTGTGTTGACGCCCACATTACTGTTGTCAACATTAATGCAATAGCAAGTAGTAATTTCATGTTTTGCGAATAAAGTGTGTTTCGGAGGACGTCTCGCTGATGCCACAGATGAAATGTGAATGTGAAGAAAGCTAAGCAACCCTTACTCTATATATGGACAATTAgataatgaatatttatataataacacATATACATGTGATTTATATGACATTGCGTAGGTTCCAATAATTAACCAATGAACTGAATTAAATGTTGTACATTTACTTGACGCGACTTTTAATTTTGAACGCCTAGCaaactttataaatattagtcgTCATAATTAGTAAGTAGTCAAAGTAGGCATCATCCAGTATCAGTGATGAACTTAGAACCAGTTCATAATGCTCGACACACGCGGGGCTGGAAGCGAGCGTTTatgacttcatcagagctgtaGTAATCATGTTTTATGGTTTATTTGTGAAAGTATGGCGTGGTCCAATTGCTTTGATAGCTTGAAACATTTCAAAAGATTGGTAGTGGAAAATTTTACCATAGAAAAACTGCGTGTTTCAAGTGGTGACCGGGTTACAACGTTGAAATCATTCTTTGAAGCCTTAGGTTAAGACGGTCTCGTTTGTTGCGAGGTTCCACAAGCTTAAGGCTCGCCAAACTCTGGTCTTAAAACTGGTATTCTCCAGCAAAGCTCCGGAATTATCGTTTTACCAGTTTATATGCGAAACGTGACGCTACTCGGGATCAAAACGAGCTGCATCATTATCAATATTTAGGCTTACATCCGCTGGTCTAATTGATTTCACAGTGTGTAATCTACACTAATAAAATTGGCTGGCTGTTTGTGCTCCTCCTAGTACGAGCATGGCAGAAACGACAACAAGGAGCATGACCAGTTTCATGATGATTCCTCACGTGCTACTCGTTGTGATGGCAGGACGTGAATATTGCGAGCGTGCGAAAGTCTCTCATTTTATATGGAAGCTTGGTTAATTAGTGTACAGTCAAGTATGTGAGCACGTAATCGATGTGACGCTACGTAGGCTTAGCCAGTGATCGGCTGAGAAGTTCAGGAAATTAAACTGACGGGTTCGATATATTCAAACGTTTCATAGCTTTCAAATGACAATTACATATATGCGTGACCTGATTTATTTTTCtccttattattttatacacattGCACTTTACTATGATTAAAATGAATGCCAAATTAATTTATGAACTCATttcatatatatacttataaatttcatgatttaaattaatattacgatattttttctTAGTTGTTAGGCTTAGTTGGTTTTTAATTATCAGTGAAATAATTCCCCTTAGACCAACCAAATTATACAAACATGTTATGTCTACGGAGTTGGCTGACCACTTTACAGCCCTAGAAGATAAGCCCTTTTGCTTCTTTACAGCCCTAGAAGATAAGCCCTTTTGCTTGTCTACTTATCTGagcaataaagaaaatccgaagaaatatttcacaaaatttaGTAAGCGGCCACTGCCACAAACATTGGAATATCCTCACAGCATAAGGGTATCGGTTAAAGAAAGGGTTACCAGTTTACCAAGTTAATCAtgtgttatatattattatatgatatatattatttttcggATGTACAGTCTGTCTGTACTAATaacatactaataataataacatatgtATGCGTTATCTTTAGTGGAACATTCCAGAGGAAGTGATTCCACAGATACGACGAGAGAACTTACCATTGTCGTCATCCCAGCCTCGACTTGGTCGTTCCATTACATACATAACCTGGCTGTAGGGAGTGTAGGTAGAACATATAGCTGCGATTGGTGTAGGTGTGATTAATTGAATAGTAATTAAGGGGTTTTCAGTATAAAAGAACCAGTCCGTCTTGCTTACATCACATTCGAATCCAATACGTTGGACTGATAAGGACTTTCTCGTAAAACGATTACAGAGCACCACGATGAAGACTACAATAATGTTCATGTTAGTAGTCGTGATCAGTTTGACATATTCAAGCGAGGAGCAGGAGGTAGCGCGCACGTACTGCGGCGCACATTTGGCGAATACACTCGCCGACTTGTGCTTCGGGGTGGAGAAACGCAGCGGTGCGCAGTACGCGCCCTACTTCTGGACGAGACAATACTTGGGATCTCGCGGGAAACGCGGCGTAGTGGACGAATGCTGTTTCCAGCCTTGCACACTTGACGTTCTCTTATCTTATTGTGGTTAGGTTCAATTGTGTCtcgaattttattattattattaagatttaattaataaactgGCAGTAAAGAAGTATTTCAGTCGTTTTAATATAGAGAAAGTTTTGAgatgaacattttacattgttAGAATTTTAAAACTTGAACCTTTTTCTACTCATTTAAAGATGGGTATTTACCTACGTTTTAGTTGACTCTAGCTTATAAATTTTTTAGTCCCTTTGAGATTTTATTTGAGGCGATCTATAATTAAACAGCGTCATtaatggcgtcgcatcgcgagagcatcggtgtcgcaggattcgactgatgcatgaccacgaccactctgtcaagagtgtaagACTAGGATGATAATTAAACAGAGTATTCAGTTGTTGAGAACAAAGAACTGATATTTAAGAGTCTTTTCACTCCCATTTTTTGTAGTATTGATGTCGATAGACCGACCGATATGTCGACTGAAACGGGATTCTCTGTTCTTATCCGCCTCAGTCTTTTCTAACTTTTTGTCCACTCTTTCTTTTAATAGTTGACAAATTAGATGACACTTTCTTGACTGACAATTCCGCTAAGTTTGCGCACTGTCACAGCATACTTCCCCATTCCCGTCACTTCATAACGACAGTCCTTTCGTCGTTTTcgatgttacatgaggcccagtcacgtcactccccaaaaggtggtctatgggtcgagagacacgGGGCCTAGTCGCACCCAGCACACCAGTGAACTCTGTCCACTCTTTCTTTGAATAATTGACAAATTAGATGACACTTTCTTCTCTACACCAAGGATTAATGAAACAGACTTTGGTAAATCAAAGATTACAATCACCTCGCAGCTCAAGAGATGTTATACGAAAGAGACTTGGACAAAGTGAACTTgtccttttatattattaatgtgtCGTTTCTCGAAGATTCTGCATGCCAGTGATGTGCAACATTTGTCGTCTGACGACATACAAAATCGCACAGTCACGACGTGCAGTGTCGAGTATGTGAGGCTTAAAATCGTTTTCTCCACACTGCGCCACGTTCAAacgctagatggcgttacaccGCTTGCACAAAAAGAAAGACTTACGAAATTTATATAAGTAGTGCATTATTGAGACACCTATTGATGAGTCGGTCCTTGACTCACTTCAAAACTCTTTTAGGTCAAATTCAACCAAACTGCTTGCAGGTTAACGATATTCTTAGTGTCTGAAATGTTGTTATAGCCTTACTACTCGGCAGACGCTTTTAGTACTCACTCTGTTTTTAGATAAACTGTACTTGGTGTGGGCCTACAATTTGCAACCTGTAGATTTGCTAGTTTAAGAAATATCAATAGGCTGTTGGCTTTTTTCATCGGCAGCTATTTTAGAGACTTTGAGAATTGAGTAGGATGGATGAATGAAATTCAGGAAAGAAAGGCTTGCTATCAGGTGCACCAGTTCCTTTAGAGATGAGG
The sequence above is drawn from the Bombyx mori chromosome 11, ASM3026992v2 genome and encodes:
- the LOC119629140 gene encoding bombyxin B-12 produces the protein MKTTIMFMLVVVISLTYSSEEQEVARTYCGAHLANTLADLCFGVEKRSGAQYAPYFWTRQYLGSRGKRGVVDECCFQPCTLDVLLSYCG
- the Bbx-a10 gene encoding bombyxin A-10 precursor produces the protein MKLLLAIALMLTTVMWASTQQPQAVHTYCGRHLARTLADLCWEAGVDKRSNAQYASYGSAWLMPYSEGRGQRGIVDECCLRP
- the LOC119629137 gene encoding bombyxin A-6-like, which encodes MKILLAIALMLSTVMWVSTQQPQAVHTYCGRHLARTLADLCWEAGVDKRSGAQFASYGSAWLMPYSEGRGKRGIVDECCLRPCSVDVLLSYC
- the Bbx-b6 gene encoding bombyxin B-6 precursor, which translates into the protein MMKTSVMFMLVVVISLMCSSEAQEVARTYCGRDLADTLADLCFGVEKRGVAQYAPYFWTRQYLGSRGKRGVVDECCFRPCTLDVLLSYCG